From Trichoderma atroviride chromosome 1, complete sequence, one genomic window encodes:
- a CDS encoding uncharacterized protein (EggNog:ENOG41), translated as MYTLKSVMTPLARVAREKGEHTYSCFVEGCERKCMTPQKRRLHLIDKHKFPHNFFFAVTKDGIDGKRSLLIEASRRRRSSAGSQSQAKELRRRANTLEKEASQPDNKSQPSQPSTTADKGKAKPEKADTDMADLTGAMSALQFVPSSVRFGRGRAGFSKR; from the exons ATGTACACATTGAAGAGTGTCATGACCCCCCTGGCGAGGGTCGccagagaaaagggagagcACACA TATTCCTGCTTTGTTGAAGGATGCGAGCGCAAGTGCATGACTCCCCAGAAGAGGCGACTTCATCTGATAGACAAACACAAATTTCCTCataatttcttcttcgctgtcACAAAGGACGGAATTGATGGGAAACGTTCGCTTCTCATAGAAGCTAGCCGTAGGCGCAGATCGTCGGCTGGTTCTCAATCACAAGCGAAGGAATTAAGGCGCCGTGCAAATACCCTGGAAAAGGAAGCGTCACAGCCCGATAACAAATCACAGCCATCGCAGCCTTCCACTACGGCGGATAAGGGCAAGGCGAAGCCGGAGAAAGCAGATACTGATATGGCAGATCTTACTGGAGCCATGTCAGCGTTACAATTCGTACCATCCAGCGTCCGGTTcggccgaggccgagcaggcTTCTCAAAGAGGTAA
- a CDS encoding uncharacterized protein (EggNog:ENOG41), whose amino-acid sequence MASSNAPPASLSWRDAQKLRKYLARDIGKLQPGTGSGIDISKFEAVDSLLEKFRLACVSTIFLDFDYAIAQKTEEHLWLIHTSINAEYRRILGRLKQSSHAVEKRKVEKMYNNFLRIAHKFYKGYIQRLSAYYDIPELKRIAQGIELDQLVVEDTISPVSEDLQRKVLYSCHLTLVHLGDLTRYRVQARHKNSGYEGALLYYGLAHHLQPQSGFAFHQMGIINLEQGNHLDVLYHFYRAWAVESPHPNAQTNLEAEFKAVLAPNGSKSRHNVTAPQDHFTMWFVKLHAYFYKGEAFRPQEELEGEVMHRLEMACRNPESSNAILKMAQVNMLAHCIASAQYTENQTETSMRFYQYTLRFNAKFMHTFCKVFLSELREALTSAEGFKHRLDSSEESQTKTSVIEALLPVLRVYGMWLAARRTEISTAADAFGAIIPEMIQNMSRIATIFSSEYYSLDNLKTCPYLLPEDIQNLGFQPLNEDDLPQECRVYCNANGDCKPYLHALEEGCGSASSERIGRIFDVLRCAYFLASDGAYPMGYKIEGNFLIFRHQPVAEKPQAQQSTEDDTTSVASDLEAVDTEESIETKVIPDALAIPELATPELEATEVAKRPVSIRQEASRLLLNEDDDIYEDSEAMNRGVETVLDVVAPFLRPLTPVDESSFGMHTSTANEVFGSLNTEASPTESITSGKFAPLPWAWFGTPNPHGARDPALPVSQSAQNTQNAQNGRRSTTHSPNASIAASHLLEDPFTTPGRDVLDSLPRNMANEVASPPNTSARRIHREQLLQAFGNGSSTPRTSSFSHWSHNSNSNANVPRPPAPMVTMQESNHYPAWTNQSSSSSFSHPSSLYHGTPANGLQYNMQFAVDPSHVFQEAHQSINNHFQIDKTTSNYNNAVMRSAYQGSS is encoded by the exons ATGGCGTCTTCCAATGCCCCTCCGGCGAGCCTTAGTTGGCG TGACGCCCAAAAGTTACGCAAGTATCTTGCACGAGACATCGGCAAGCTCCAGCCAGGAACTGGATCTGGAATCGACATTTCCAAGTTCGAGGCGGTTGACAGCCTTTTGGAGAA GTTCCGCCTCGCTTGCGTCTCTACCATCTTTCTCGACTTTGATTATGCCATCGCCCAGAAAACAGAGGAGCATCTGTGGCTCATTCATACCTCGATCAATGCCGAATATCGACGCATCTTGGGCCGGCTCAAGCAATCGTCCCACGCAGTCGAGAAGCGAAAGGTGGAGAAAATGTACAACAACTTCCTGCGCATCGCCCATAAGTTTTACAAAGGATATATCCAGCGCCTTTCCGCCTACTATGATATTCCCGAGCTTAAACGAATCGCGCAAGGCATTGAACTCGACCAATTGGTCGTCGAAGATACGATTAGCCCGGTCTCGGAAGATTTGCAGCGCAAAGTCCTGTACTCTTGCCACCTTACCCTCGTCCACTTGGGAGACTTGACACGATATCGAGTCCAAGCTCGCCATAAGAACTCTGGGTATGAAGGGGCGTTGCTATACTACGGACTGGCCCACCATCTTCAACCTCAATCAGGCTTTGCTTTCCATCAAATGGGAATCATCAATCTCGAACAGGGCAATCACCTCGACGTGCTCTATCACTTTTACCGCGCCTGGGCCGTGGAAAGTCCCCATCCCAATGCTCAGACCAACTTGGAAGCTGAGTTTAAAGCGGTTCTTGCGCCAAATGGCTCCAAGTCTAGACACAATGTCACTGCACCACAAGACCATTTCACGATGTGGTTTGTCAAGCTACACGCCTATTTCTATAAAGGAGAGGCTTTTCGTCCTCAAGAAGAGTTGGAGGGCGAAGTGATGCACCGACTTGAGATGGCTTGCCGAAATCCTGAGTCTTCCAACGCGATTCTCAAGATGGCGCAGGTTAATATGCTGGCACACTGCATAGCCTCTGCTCAATATACAG AAAACCAGACGGAAACTTCCATGCGGTTTTACCAATACACGCTTCGCTTCAACGCCAAATTTATGCATACCTTTTGCAAAGTCTTTTTGTCTGAGCTCAGAGAGGCTCTTACTAGCGCCGAGGGCTTCAAACATCGACTGGATAGTTCCGAAGAATCACAGACAAAGACTTCCGTCATTGAAGCCCTTCTGCCTGTGCTGCGCGTATATGGTATGTGGCTCGCAGCCCGCCGTACCGAGATATCTACCGCCGCAGATGCGTTTGGAGCAATCATTCCAGAGATGATTCAGAACATGTCGAGAATCGCCACTATATTCTCTTCAGAATATTATAGCCTGGATAATTTGAAAACTTGCCCATATTTGCTTCCGGAAGACATCCAGAACCTGGGTTTCCAACCACTCAACGAAGATGATCTTCCTCAAGAGTGCAGAGTCTACTGCAACGCGAATGGAGACTGCAAACCTTACCTTCACGCTCTCGAAGAAGGCTGCGGCTCGGCATCGAGTGAAAGAATAGGAAGAATCTTCGATGTCCTCCGCTGCGCGTATTTCTTGGCCAGCGACGGCGCATATCCTATGGGCTATAAAATCGAGGGAAACTTTCTGATTTTTCGCCATCAGCCAGTTGCCGAGAAGCCACAAGCTCAACAAAGCACGGAAGACGATACGACTTCGGTCGCTAGTGATTTGGAGGCTGTTGATACAGAAGAGTCAATTGAGACCAAGGTCATCCCCGATGCCCTGGCGATACCTGAGCTGGCGACCCCCGAGCTGGAAGCAACAGAGGTGGCGAAACGTCCAGTATCAATTCGGCAGGAAGCAAGTCGACTTTTGCTgaatgaggatgatgacatTTATGAAGACTCTGAGGCTATGAACCGGGGTGTTGAGACGGTTCTCGACGTGGTGGCTCCTTTCTTGAGACCACTTACTCCTGTTGACGAATCTTCATTCGGAATGCACACTTCCACTGCAAACGAAGTATTTGGCTCACTCAACACAGAAGCCAGTCCCACGGAATCCATCACGTCGGGAAAGTTTGCGCCTCTTCCTTGGGCTTGGTTCGGTACGCCGAATCCGCATGGTGCCCGAGATCCAGCACTGCCTGTGAGTCAAAGCGCTCAGAACACTCAGAACGCTCAGAACGGTCGCCGAAGCACAACGCACTCCCCCAATGCGTCTATTGCAGCCAGCCATCTCCTCGAGGACCCCTTTACTACGCCAGGCCGCGATGTACTAGATAGTCTTCCGCGCAACATGGCAAATGAAGTCGCCAGCCCGCCAAACACATCTGCTCGGAGAATACATCGGGAGCAGTTGCTCCAAGCCTTTGGCAATGGTTCAAGCACTCCACGCACTTCGTCGTTCAGCCACTGGTCACacaactccaactccaacgcCAATGTGCCGAGACCACCGGCCCCCATGGTGACGATGCAAGAGTCGAATCATTATCCAGCATGGACCAACCAGTCGAGCAgttcttccttctctcacCCAAGCAGCCTCTACCATGGCACTCCAGCAAACGGTTTACAGTACAACATGCAATTTGCTGTTGACCCGAGCCATGTCTTTCAAGAGGCTCACCAATCAATAAATAACCACTTTCAAATCGATAAAACGACATCGAATTACAACAACGCCGTCATGAGATCGGCGTACCAAGGATCGAGCTAG
- a CDS encoding uncharacterized protein (BUSCO:EOG092D2U1L) — MAATKDFRLVCLENPLLDIQAVGDEALLKKYNLKANDAILAEKEHLGLYEDLLNNFDAKLIAGGAAQNTARGAQYMLPPNSVVYFGGVGNDKYAATLHDAVKTAGLRVEYRVDEQQPTGRCGVVITGHNRSLCTDLGAANHYDLDHLKKPENWALVENAEVFYIGGYHFTVCPPAIMALAEEAAAKNKIFAVSLSAPFIPQFFKEVVDASAPYWDYIIGNEAEAEAYAVAHDLPSKDPKDVVKVLANLPKKNTQRKRIAIVTQGTEPTLVAIQGEDEVKEFPVRAIDSALINDCNGAGDAFAGGLLAGVVQGESLEQSIDKGQWLAKLSIQELGPSYPFPKQAYSASS; from the exons ATGGCTGCCACCAAGGATTTCCGTCTTGTCTGCCTGGAGAACCCTCTTCTTG ACATCCAGGCCGTTGGTGACGAGGCCCTGCTGAAGAAGTACAACCTCAAGGCCAACGAcgccatcctcgccgagAAAGAGCACCTCGGCCTCTACGAGGACCTCCTCAACAACTTCGACGCCAAGCTCATCGCCGGCGGTGCTGCCCAGAACACGGCCCGTGGCGCCCAGTACATGCTGCCGCCCAACAGCGTCGTCTACTTTGGCGGCGTCGGCAACGACAAATACGCCGCCACGCTGCACGATGCCGTCAAGACTGCCGGCCTGCGTGTCGAGTACCGCGtggacgagcagcagcccacCGGCCGATGCGGCGTCGTCATCACCGGCCACAACCGCAGTCTCTGCACTGACCTAGGTGCTGCCAACCACTACGACCTGGACCACCTGAAGAAGCCCGAGAACTGGGCCCTCGTTGAGAACGCCGAGGTCTTCTACATTGGAGGCTACCACTTCACCG TCTGCCCtcccgccatcatggccctTGCTGAGGAAGCCGCTGCAAAGAACAAGATCTTCGCCGTGTCTCTCTCTGCTCCCTTCATCCCCCAGTTCTTCAAGGAGGTCGTCGACGCCAGCGCCCCCTACTGGGACTACATCATCGGcaacgaggccgaggccgaggcctATGCTGTGGCCCACGACCTTCCTTCCAAGGACCCCAAGGACGTAGTCAAGGTTTTGGCCAACCTTCCCAAGAAGAACACCCAGAGGAAGCGTATTGCCATCGTCACTCAGGGCACCGAGCCTACTCTGGTCGCTATCcagggcgaggacgaggtcAAGGAGTTCCCTGTCCGCGCCATCGACTCTGCTCTCATCAACGACTGCAACGGAGCTGGTGACGCCTTTGCCGGTGGTCTTCTGGCTGGTGTTGTCCAGGGCGAGTCCCTGGAGCAGTCCATTGACAAGGGCCAGTGGCTGGCTAAGCTAAGCATTCAGGAGCTTGGTCCCTC ATACCCCTTCCCCAAGCAGGCATACTCGGCATCTTCTTAA